The genome window GACTTCGGCACATCATTGCCAAGCTTCGTTATTCATGTCGTCGCCTTGCGCCCGGCTTTTTCGATTGAAGATATAACCGCCCCTCATGGATGAGCGGGCGTGACTTCGTTGACTGGGTTGGATTTAACGATTTTCACGAATTTCTCGATTCCGCTGAAGATTCGGGTCGAGGCGTGCCGATCTAAGCAGACATCAACGGCCGTGTCGTGCGCCCTGTTCTGGGCCGCGGCGGGGCTGTGCGACCGACCGAGTCAGATGCGAACTCGAACGACCGCCGGCGCGAGGCGGGGCGGAACGACCCTGGATGCGAAGGGGCGGCCGTCGAACGCGACGCCGGGCAAGGAGGCCCTCGGGATGAACGATTCACGGGAACGGCATCAGAACCGTCGCAAGCCCGCTCTGGGCGTGGACTCGCTGGAAGACCGCCGCCTCATGAGCGCGGACATGGGGAGCACCTTCGCCATCGTCCCCGGCGAGGTGACGACCGCCGGCGCCAAGTCGACGGTCGAGGTGAAGATCGACCCTGCCTACTTCACGGGGGCGAAGCGGACCGGTCGGATCGTCATGGGCATCGACGTGGCCGCCGACCCTAACGCGACCGTCAAGCCGCAGATCGTCTCGATCGAGTCTGGCAACGGCCGCAAGGTGTCGGTGCAGCATGCGAAGTACGCGAATACGCTGGTCAAGTCGCAGGGGCTGCTGTCGGCCCAGAGCACGGCCGTGACGTTCACCGCCCAGGTGCCGAAGGCCGGCCAGGCCCCCATGACGTACAAGGTCGACGTCAAGGGGCTCACCGACGCGACCGGCAAGTACTTGCTGGGCTTCTATCTCCCCGGCGACGTCGACGGAGACGGCAAGGTCACGAGCACCGACATCAAGTCGATCGCTTCAGAACTCGGTCTGAAATCGACCGACAAAGGTTACTCGTTCGACGCCGACGCCAATCGCGACGGCAAGATCGACGTCAAGGACCTTCGCATCGCCAGCCAGAACCTCGACACGTCGACGATCGTCAGCCCGGTCGCGAGCGTCAACCTCGACCCGGCCAGCGACGTGGGCATCTCCGACCGCATCACCAACCTGCGGACCGTCAAGTTCAACGGGACGGCCACCCCCAACGCCACGGTCACCTTCACCGAGGCCAACGGCAATTCGCCGGGCGGCACGACCACCGTCGGCGCCGACGGAAATTACAGCATCAACGTCCCTCTCGGCGACGGCTCGAACACCTTCAAGGTGAGCACGGCCGACGCCTTCGGCCAGACGATCTCGGGCACGATTTCGCCCGTAACCTACAGCGTCAACCCGCCGACGGTCACCAACACGGTTCCGTCCGCCTCCGACGCCAAGGCCTGATTTTCTCGGCCGTCCTCGGTTCGCGATTCAGCCGGCCGCCCCATCATTCGGGGCGGCCGGTTCGCGTTTTTCCGCGTCTCCGGTCAACTTCCGCAGCGCCCACGCGGCGGCCTCGCGGACCGTGGGATGTTCGTCGGGATCGTCGCGTTGGGCCATCAGCGCGGGGATCGCATCGACCCTGCCCGAAGACCCCAGCAACAGCGCCGCGTTCCTGAGCAGCCCGACCCTCCCGGCCCGTGACATGGCCGAGCCGCGAAGAGCGCGTTTCCAGTCCCCCTTCGATCGGGTAAGCCACTCGATCAGGTCGGGCGATTCCCACTCCGGGCGCGGGGCGAGTTCAGGGAGAAGCCCCGGCGGGGCCTTACGGTTCCACGGGCAGACGTCCTGGCAGACGTCGCAGCCAAAGGCCCAGCCGTCGAGGTTTTCGGCTGGCTCGTCGGGGATTGGCCCCTTGTGCTCGATGGTCCAGTAGCTGATGCACTTGCGGGCGTCCAACCGGAAGGGCCCGTCGAACGCGTCCGTCGGGCAGGCTTCGAGGCATCGCGTGCAGGTGCCGCAGTGGGACGTCGCGTGGGGCGGGTCGGGCTCCAGTTCGAGGTCCGTCAGCACGGCCCCAAGGAACGTAAAGCTCCCCAGCCGGCGGTCGATCAGCATCGTGTTCTTGCCGATCCAGCCCAGCCCGGCGAGCCTGGCGAAACCACGCTCCAGCAGCGGCGCCGTGTCCACCACCGCCCGCGCCGAGGCTTCGGGAGCCTCGGCCTTGAGCCATTCAATCAGCGTCTCCAACCGCCCGCGGACGACCTGGTGATAGTCGGTCCCGCGCGCGTACCTCGCGATTTTGCCGACCGCCGGGTACGTGGTCTTCGCACCGTAGACGACGCTGACCATCACGACCGACCGGACCCCTTCCAGGATCGAATCCGGGTGGGCGCGGGCCTGGGCGTACCG of Paludisphaera rhizosphaerae contains these proteins:
- the queG gene encoding tRNA epoxyqueuosine(34) reductase QueG; translated protein: MSSSPSAPCSHRLKERARALGFDRVGIARAQDAPDYDRFREWLDAGDAASMEYMGRYAQARAHPDSILEGVRSVVMVSVVYGAKTTYPAVGKIARYARGTDYHQVVRGRLETLIEWLKAEAPEASARAVVDTAPLLERGFARLAGLGWIGKNTMLIDRRLGSFTFLGAVLTDLELEPDPPHATSHCGTCTRCLEACPTDAFDGPFRLDARKCISYWTIEHKGPIPDEPAENLDGWAFGCDVCQDVCPWNRKAPPGLLPELAPRPEWESPDLIEWLTRSKGDWKRALRGSAMSRAGRVGLLRNAALLLGSSGRVDAIPALMAQRDDPDEHPTVREAAAWALRKLTGDAEKREPAAPNDGAAG
- a CDS encoding Ig-like domain-containing protein, with product MNDSRERHQNRRKPALGVDSLEDRRLMSADMGSTFAIVPGEVTTAGAKSTVEVKIDPAYFTGAKRTGRIVMGIDVAADPNATVKPQIVSIESGNGRKVSVQHAKYANTLVKSQGLLSAQSTAVTFTAQVPKAGQAPMTYKVDVKGLTDATGKYLLGFYLPGDVDGDGKVTSTDIKSIASELGLKSTDKGYSFDADANRDGKIDVKDLRIASQNLDTSTIVSPVASVNLDPASDVGISDRITNLRTVKFNGTATPNATVTFTEANGNSPGGTTTVGADGNYSINVPLGDGSNTFKVSTADAFGQTISGTISPVTYSVNPPTVTNTVPSASDAKA